The window TTGACGGACTGTAACTTCAACTGTACAGATGTATAAACAAGCGTATACATAAAAGAACTTACGCATATCGTGCTACGTAAGTGGATCAATCGCCGACAGTTACGCTAGGTATGCAATGGAGCATAACTGCGTGAATATGTGGATTTGTATTTGTTTGCATGGCGCCACACGCATGTTTGTCTATAAATGTGCAAGACATGGTCACTGTATAGAGTGCTCAGCGTGACAGTTTCCCGGCTGTGGTTTTCCGCGTAACCGAGCCTCGCGCATTTTGAATCGGAAAGGCTTTGTGTTTCTCAAGCGAGTTTGCCTGGTGTTGAAGGCGGAACAGCGAATGAATGCCTTTGAAACAGGCTGTTCCCTGCCTCTTTCGGGGGCTTGAAGAAATCGGGTTTCTTGCTGTTTCATGGAGCGGAGGAATAAAGCTTGAGCCGTGCAtccttccctctccatcGACCTTTCGTTTGCTCTCCGCACGTACACTTCTCCGTATTTCAAGAGCTATTGGGGGGAATAAACGTACGGAACGTACAGTCAGCTATCATCTCCCACATGCGCCGACACAGTTACACATCTATTTCTACTTTGGTAAATGATCATGTACATGCGTATACGTCGCAGAGTGTCGCGATCGCCCTTTGCCCGTGCTGTTCCCTTCCAGAATCGGGCTCTCTaccttctttctgtctctctcaggcGTGTAAATAAACGTTATGCATGTTTATAGAGGCGTTcacaaaaaacgagagactgAGAAAAGATAAAAGTAGAGGTAAATGGGCAGTGAGAAGCGACAAAcactggagagaggggaaccaCTGCAGGACACTTTGTTCCGAGCTGAGAGCGTGCGTTTATTCCTGCTTTGTCCCAAGCAAAtggtctgcatgcacgtttcTAGTCTTTTCAACGAGAAGCGAGTCTCCAGTGGTGTTGACCACGCGGGTTCCACGAGCACGGAGCGAGAGAATATCGGCGAACAGAAttccgagagagaaggaagaggaacggtAGCCACGCAAGCAAAGAAGGGAACGCCcgggaaaagggaagcagGACCGGAGACAGGACAGCAGACTCTTggcagcgcagagaggctgTGCCTCGTTTTACACACCGTCTCAGCCGCGATTTTTGGGGTGTCCCTTCCGAGAGGAATTGGGAGAAGACACTTTTGATAAACCAGAAGAGAACTGGGACAGACGCAGTTTAGCGACGTGAGGAACTGAGAGAGACTGAAGGCTCTGTTCAACCGAGGGCCGAAGCGTTTCGTAGACAGAAAACATGACAGCCGACGAAAGCAGTGTCGCCAACAGTTTCGACTGCAAACCCGCAAAAAGCCCTCCTACGCCTTCCGTCTCAAGAATGGTCAAGAGACACCGAAACGAGGCTGAAACAAAAAAAAGATcggaaacgggagaaggtAAACGGAAAAAGGTAATGGGCAAAAAAGCCGCTTTCCCTCTACATACAATTTTAGGTCGAGAGGCTCATCGATATACCTTTGGAATCATCTCGCGTTCGGCCTGACTGTGTACCTAACCGCATGTGTGTCCCTAAAACTCTCCATGCgactgtatgtacagccATAAAgatttacatatatatatatatatatatatgcacactTACAAGGCATCAGGATTTATGCAGTCTGGGTGCGGTTCAGGTGCAAGAAACAGCATCTGTTTACCACGTGTATGTATCGCTGTGTCGAAGTGCCCGACTAAGTGTGTGGTTTTATCGTCTAGACGGTACCTGAATTGTCGTGGACGTTGTGGAGCTTCGTCTGCGCTCGAGTCTTCACGACAAGGTACGGATACGTCGCCAGAGTCGCACACAGTTTAGCAACTAGGCCTGTCCCCGCATGCgcgcagaaggaagacgcatCAGTGAAGCGAAATCAGACATTCAAAACATACGCAGCCACGCCTGGAACCACCCATGCGTTCtcgcacatgcatatatatatatatatatatatatatatatatgtgaacaTTCTTACTTGAACCTACACTGATATGTATATCGGTGcacacttctctctccacctcccCGTGTTCACATAAGACTATCTCTGTTCTACAcctgtatgtacatgtatgtataaataaatatctatatatttatatatagatatatgtatgtagatatatatagaaatAAATATAGGTGTATGCGTGGGAAGCTACCAGTGACCACCTTCGTCAGTAGGCGGGGTGTGCTTCCAAATGCATCCGCACGTGTCTTTTTCAAGAttgcctctttctgtccctgAATGTTTCTTCACCTGTCTGTGTATCCTCGTGTGCTTCTCCAACTAAATGTCTggctgctttttctcgcggccCTACTGAGTGTTGCGTCGCAAGACGCCAGAATCGGCTTACCGATGACGAACGCCTCTCCACCCGACAGGGCGCCGCTCTGTCTTtgtgcgtttccttttttctgctggaCAGTGATCGAAACCGTCTGCCGGCTTCGCTGCAAAGACGGCGATAAAGTCGCGGGTCTCCTCTGCCcagcaacggagacagagcggcggGTCGGGGGGCCGGAGGCCTCGTgggacggcgacgcaggcgaagacgcgggagacggaaaagagagagacaaaacagacgGCTGCGGGGCGCTCTCTCCTTGAGATTGAACCCCGGCACGGAGGTTTGCCTAGAGACACAGGACaaaccagagaagaaggccaaaacacagagaacaTGTCAGCAAGTGAGCATTCGAGGGGCGACTGAGACGACACGTGTGGGCGAGAAATAACGAAAGACGTTaaaagacgagggcgaaacAACCTCGCAAGGTgcggaagacacagaggctggaagggaagaaaaacaagaaacAAATGTGGAGGAAATATGCAATCGCGCGTGACTTcgcatctatatatatatatatatatatatatatatatagacaaTCAAACGCAGAGGGAAGCGTTTCATAGATACATCCtttcacatgcatgcgtctaAGTAACATCTATTGCTCGCTCTCTCtgagtatatatatatatagagagatatTGTAGGGTTAGGTTTAAGGGAGCTAGTACTTGGATACTCCGTGAGGTGGAGCGAGTGTTTCTCCGGACCTGTATTTCTTTTATTGTCATGAGAGTGTCCTTCAGGAAGTCGTAGAGAACGAACTGAATCGCCGGATTGGAGACCAACATGAGGGCAGGCAGGAGCCCAGCAAACCAGCCCCGCAGCCCCTCCTTCCTTAAAATATATCCAAGCATACGCCAGACGTTCTGCAGGACCACGAAAACTcccacacacaaacacacaccgCACAATCcacttctcgccttcccaaCTAGGTCATATATACTCtttacatatgcatatatatatatatatatatatatatatgtcacTATAtgcgttccttctctccgtatatatatatatatatatatatgtataagcAAGGACATGTGCATATTTCACACGTGTCGAGTAGGAGCAAGAATATGCCTTTCTGCGTATGCGAACGccgtgcatatatgtgtacattCTTCGACGTATCCATATCCAAGGGCAGTTGCAAGCTTCTAGTGGAACACGTATAGACGCATACGTGTGCGTTTAGGTTTTCATATGGGCATATTTTTTTCGCAGATATATCCCCACGGGTGCCAGCATCTTCTCGGCCGTTCGATGCCTCCCGGCCTTTGTCCTGACGGAAGATGTCTATGGCCGCTTACGGTtgagcggcgagaagcgtcCAGTTTGATGCGGGTGTTTGCAACCCAGACTGAAGCAGAGGAACGGAAACATGGACACGCACCGAGAAGCAGGCAAGAGCTGGATCTCGTGTGCAGCGgtggcgaaagagaagatgcaCGGGGCCTCACCAGAACACCCCCATGGCGCACGGCAAGGAAAAACCGGCCCTATCGATCTCTCTGTCAGTTTCACGCAGAtgcttctgcatgcggccacTTTGGTTGTGTGTGAATGCGTGAATGCTGTGTCGgatcgagagacagccggaagTTGGTTGTCTTTGCTAAGGAAGCGAAAGGTTTACATAAAGCAGGCGCTCCTGTGTATTTGTAGAACGGCAGTAGCAAGCTCTGAGGTAGGAGTGTTTGCGATCTTTTCCGAGGACTAGTCTCCGCTGCGCTGGACAGGTGTACGCGCTGGGGAGACGCCACGTGTTTCCACCTCAACTTTTCTTGTGC is drawn from Neospora caninum Liverpool complete genome, chromosome X and contains these coding sequences:
- a CDS encoding Os03g0734700 protein, related; this translates as MQSSSRASFSPRPRGASSFPSGVFSPSSFPSLLAPPVDRRFASRFLSFVAGSPKPHFAWPPSPTQKRSEQDALLAVAGNAENRAPRDVPYVFQRGEFLHALLHTLAGVSGATVAMVLVYPLDVLRTEQSVKGIGAGTLRDEAIQILKRRGWRGLYRGLTSSLWGVVVSWGVYFFVYSYAKASLQKRSFGSMGMSSVIIAVAAGICSTIASNPFWVANTRIKLDASRRSTNVWRMLGYILRKEGLRGWFAGLLPALMLVSNPAIQFVLYDFLKDTLMTIKEIQANLRAGVQSQGESAPQPSVLSLSFPSPASSPASPSHEASGPPTRRSVSVAGQRRPATLSPSLQRSRQTVSITVQQKKGNAQRQSGALSGGEAFVIGLVAKLCATLATYPYLVVKTRAQTKLHNVHDNSASFRCLLTILETEGVGGLFAGLQSKLLATLLSSAVMFSVYETLRPSVEQSLQSLSVPHVAKLRLSQFSSGLSKVSSPNSSRKGHPKNRG